A window of Lysobacter terrestris contains these coding sequences:
- a CDS encoding nucleotide sugar dehydrogenase, producing the protein MAALDDVRVAIIGLGYVGLPLAVAFGKKFSTVGFDIDASRVAELKAHHDHTREVTSNDLREAALLEFSSDPAALAGVDVFIVTVPTPIDEYKRPDLRPLESASRTVGRAIRRGGVVVYESTVYPGATEEICIPIVERESGLVFNQDFYAGYSPERINPGDPHHRLETIRKVTSGSTPEVAEFVDGLYASIITAGTHKASSIRVAEAAKVIENIQRDVNIALINELALIFHRLEIDTHEVLEAAGTKWNFLPFRPGLVGGHCIGVDPYYLTHKAQQIGYHPDMILAGRRINDSMGSHVARRVVKLMRRRNQDMTKSRVLILGLAFKENCPDLRNTKVIDIVRELRCYNAEVDVHDPWVNAEHAHEEYGVHMVAEPQPGRYSAVVLAVAHGEFVSMGAERIRAYGMPDAVLFDVKRALPRASVDGCL; encoded by the coding sequence TTGGCTGCGCTCGACGATGTGCGCGTCGCGATCATCGGCCTGGGCTACGTCGGCCTGCCCCTGGCGGTGGCGTTCGGGAAGAAGTTCAGCACCGTGGGCTTCGACATCGACGCCTCGCGCGTGGCGGAACTGAAGGCCCACCATGACCACACCCGCGAGGTCACCAGCAACGACCTGCGTGAAGCGGCCTTGCTGGAATTCAGCAGTGATCCGGCGGCGCTTGCAGGCGTCGACGTGTTCATCGTCACCGTGCCGACGCCGATCGACGAATACAAGCGCCCCGACCTGCGCCCGCTGGAATCGGCGAGCCGCACGGTCGGCCGCGCGATCCGCCGCGGCGGCGTCGTGGTCTACGAATCCACCGTGTATCCCGGCGCGACCGAGGAGATCTGTATCCCGATCGTGGAGCGCGAATCCGGGCTCGTGTTCAACCAGGACTTCTATGCCGGCTACAGCCCCGAGCGGATCAACCCGGGCGATCCGCACCATCGCCTGGAAACCATCCGCAAGGTGACGTCCGGTTCGACGCCCGAGGTCGCTGAGTTCGTCGACGGACTGTACGCAAGCATCATCACCGCCGGCACGCACAAGGCGTCCAGCATCCGCGTGGCCGAAGCCGCGAAGGTGATCGAGAACATCCAGCGCGACGTGAACATCGCGCTGATCAACGAGCTGGCGCTGATCTTCCACCGCCTCGAGATCGATACCCACGAGGTACTCGAAGCCGCCGGAACGAAGTGGAATTTCCTGCCGTTCCGCCCGGGACTGGTCGGTGGCCACTGCATCGGCGTGGATCCCTACTACCTCACCCACAAGGCGCAGCAGATCGGTTACCACCCGGACATGATCCTCGCCGGGCGCCGCATCAACGACAGCATGGGCAGCCACGTGGCGCGCCGCGTCGTGAAGCTGATGCGCCGGCGCAACCAGGACATGACGAAGTCGCGCGTGCTGATCCTGGGTCTGGCGTTCAAGGAGAACTGCCCGGACCTGCGCAACACCAAGGTGATCGACATCGTGCGCGAACTGCGCTGCTACAACGCCGAGGTCGACGTGCACGACCCCTGGGTGAACGCCGAGCACGCGCACGAAGAATACGGCGTCCACATGGTGGCCGAGCCACAGCCGGGCCGTTACAGCGCCGTGGTGCTGGCGGTGGCGCACGGCGAATTCGTGTCGATGGGCGCCGAGCGGATCCGCGCCTACGGCATGCCGGATGCGGTGCTGTTCGACGTGAAGCGTGCCCTGCCCCGCGCCAGCGTCGACGGGTGCCTGTAG
- a CDS encoding XrtA/PEP-CTERM system exopolysaccharide export protein, with protein sequence MRAASALRAFCLSLLLAGCASSGNLTSGAPPAPAPADDYLIGVDDMVQVSVWRNPELSITAPVRPDGKLSVPLVGDVVAGGRTPDAVAKDVQDKLGAYVRDAQVTVILTELRSHEYLSRVRVTGAVRQPVSIPYRQGMTVLDAVLAAGGVTEFASPDRSSLHRKSGNSAQAYEVQLDHILKNGDLSTNYKVAPGDVITVPERVL encoded by the coding sequence ATGCGCGCTGCATCTGCCCTTCGGGCTTTCTGCCTGTCCCTTCTGCTTGCCGGATGCGCCAGCTCGGGGAACCTTACTTCGGGGGCTCCGCCCGCTCCCGCGCCCGCCGACGACTATCTGATCGGCGTCGACGACATGGTGCAAGTGTCGGTCTGGCGCAATCCGGAACTCAGCATCACCGCGCCCGTCCGCCCGGACGGCAAGCTTTCGGTACCGCTGGTCGGCGATGTCGTCGCCGGGGGTCGCACGCCGGATGCCGTGGCCAAGGACGTGCAGGACAAGCTGGGCGCGTACGTGCGTGACGCGCAGGTCACGGTGATCCTCACCGAGCTGCGCAGCCACGAATACCTGTCGCGCGTGCGGGTCACCGGCGCCGTTCGGCAGCCGGTGTCGATTCCGTATCGCCAGGGCATGACGGTGCTCGATGCGGTGCTCGCCGCAGGCGGCGTCACCGAATTCGCTTCACCCGATCGCTCCAGCCTGCACCGCAAGTCGGGCAACAGCGCACAGGCGTACGAAGTGCAGCTCGACCACATCCTCAAGAATGGCGATCTCAGCACCAACTACAAGGTTGCGCCGGGCGACGTCATCACCGTGCCGGAGCGCGTCCTGTGA
- a CDS encoding glycosyltransferase yields MSAPTALLRSPDLAASAKPDGIAAAVTDSRTTQPVRRVLYVLSQFPSLSETFILREIQALIERGVDVRILSLKVPGEAMVQPQAAAMVHRVLYPAGRFRSFFAACATVLRRPWVTLGFLATMAWELWRRPVALAKSLAALFLALGRINDIRAFGPQLLHAPWATYPATVAWLLSRLLDRPFSFTSRAHDIFIEDHMMARKLKDAALAVTITEYNRRYMARWMPAPAAIPVHVIHSSLNLPELPYVRAGRQPRKLLSVGRLVPMKGFDVLLPALAQLRARGVELDCTVIGEGPERARLERLRHELGLDAVVAFPGAMPQAEVVRHMSEAALMVLPCVVAPNGQSDGIPNVLMESMATGLPVVSTRISGIPELVEDGANGRLVAAGDVEALAAAIEALLQDPDACETFAQAGRRKVERDFDVSIEAGRLLEHFGSACRA; encoded by the coding sequence GTGTCCGCCCCCACTGCCCTGCTCCGCTCCCCAGACCTGGCTGCATCGGCGAAGCCCGACGGCATTGCGGCGGCGGTCACGGACAGTCGCACGACCCAGCCGGTGCGGCGCGTTCTGTATGTGCTCTCGCAATTTCCCAGCCTCTCCGAGACGTTCATCCTGCGCGAGATACAGGCGCTGATCGAACGCGGCGTGGACGTGCGGATCCTGTCGCTGAAGGTCCCCGGTGAGGCGATGGTGCAACCGCAGGCCGCGGCCATGGTCCATCGTGTGCTGTATCCCGCGGGTCGATTCCGTTCGTTTTTCGCGGCATGCGCAACGGTGCTTCGCCGCCCCTGGGTCACGCTGGGATTCCTGGCGACGATGGCGTGGGAGCTGTGGCGCCGGCCCGTCGCTCTCGCCAAGAGCCTGGCAGCCCTCTTCCTCGCGTTGGGGCGCATCAATGACATCCGCGCGTTCGGCCCGCAGTTGCTGCACGCGCCGTGGGCGACGTATCCGGCGACCGTGGCCTGGCTGCTTTCGCGCCTGCTCGACCGTCCCTTCAGCTTCACCAGCCGCGCCCACGACATCTTCATCGAAGACCACATGATGGCGCGCAAGCTGAAGGATGCTGCGCTGGCGGTCACCATCACCGAATACAACCGGCGCTACATGGCGCGCTGGATGCCGGCGCCGGCGGCGATCCCGGTGCACGTGATCCATTCATCGCTCAACCTGCCCGAACTGCCTTACGTGCGCGCGGGACGCCAGCCGCGGAAGCTGCTGTCGGTGGGGCGGTTGGTACCGATGAAGGGGTTCGACGTCCTGCTCCCGGCCCTGGCGCAACTGCGCGCCCGTGGCGTGGAGCTGGACTGCACGGTGATCGGCGAAGGCCCGGAGCGCGCACGGCTGGAGCGCTTGCGCCACGAACTCGGACTGGATGCCGTCGTGGCCTTCCCCGGCGCGATGCCGCAGGCCGAAGTGGTGCGCCACATGAGCGAAGCCGCGCTGATGGTCCTGCCCTGCGTGGTTGCGCCCAATGGCCAGTCCGACGGCATCCCCAATGTCCTGATGGAGTCGATGGCCACCGGCCTGCCGGTCGTAAGCACGCGGATATCGGGTATTCCCGAACTGGTCGAAGACGGCGCGAATGGCCGCCTCGTTGCCGCTGGCGATGTGGAAGCGCTCGCCGCGGCGATCGAGGCGTTGCTGCAGGACCCGGATGCCTGCGAGACCTTTGCCCAGGCCGGGCGGCGAAAGGTGGAACGCGATTTCGACGTAAGCATCGAAGCAGGTCGCCTGCTCGAACATTTCGGGAGCGCGTGTCGTGCCTGA
- a CDS encoding NAD-dependent epimerase, translating to MRVLVTGAAGFIGSKLSEVLLARGDEVLGFDNLNAYYDPRLKQARLDRLLPHANFRFMRGALEDSIALGEAFASFQPQRVVNLAAQAGVRYSLENPRSYVDSNVVGFLNVLEACRHGDVEHLVYASSSSVYGANRKLPFSVDDNVDHPVSMYAATKKANELMAHTYSHLFGVPTTGLRFFTVYGPWGRPDMALFLFTRKILAGEPIDIFNHGRHSRDFTYVDDIVEGVVRTLDNAPAPDAAITPSAGTSNAPYRVYNIGNDQPVELLRYVEVLEQCLGRKAERRLLPMQPGDVPDTWADVDALRRDVGYSPSTPVEVGVARFVAWYREYHRV from the coding sequence ATGCGCGTCCTGGTCACCGGCGCGGCGGGGTTCATCGGCTCGAAGCTGAGCGAGGTACTGCTCGCACGTGGCGATGAAGTGCTCGGTTTCGACAATCTCAATGCCTATTACGACCCGCGGCTGAAGCAGGCGCGGCTGGACCGCCTGCTGCCGCACGCGAACTTCCGCTTCATGCGTGGCGCACTGGAGGACAGCATCGCGCTGGGCGAAGCGTTCGCCTCGTTCCAGCCGCAGCGCGTGGTCAACCTCGCGGCCCAGGCCGGTGTGCGTTATTCGCTGGAGAACCCGCGCTCATACGTCGACAGCAACGTGGTCGGTTTCCTCAACGTGCTCGAGGCCTGCCGCCACGGCGACGTGGAACACCTCGTGTATGCCTCGTCCAGCTCGGTGTACGGCGCCAACCGCAAGTTGCCGTTCTCGGTCGACGACAACGTCGACCATCCGGTGAGCATGTACGCCGCGACCAAGAAGGCCAACGAGCTGATGGCGCACACCTACAGCCACCTGTTCGGCGTGCCGACGACGGGGCTGCGGTTCTTTACGGTCTACGGCCCGTGGGGGCGCCCGGACATGGCGCTGTTCCTGTTCACGCGGAAGATCCTGGCCGGCGAGCCGATCGACATCTTCAACCACGGCCGCCACAGCCGCGATTTCACCTATGTCGACGACATCGTCGAAGGCGTGGTGCGCACGCTCGATAACGCGCCAGCCCCGGACGCGGCGATCACGCCGTCGGCAGGCACCTCGAACGCGCCCTATCGCGTCTACAACATCGGCAACGACCAGCCGGTCGAGCTGCTGCGCTACGTCGAAGTGCTGGAGCAATGCCTGGGCCGGAAGGCTGAACGGCGCCTGCTGCCGATGCAGCCCGGCGACGTGCCCGACACCTGGGCGGATGTCGATGCCCTGCGACGGGACGTGGGTTATTCACCCTCCACGCCGGTGGAAGTCGGCGTGGCGCGTTTCGTCGCCTGGTACCGCGAATACCACCGGGTCTGA
- a CDS encoding glycosyltransferase: MPERKRILIVIDSMEVAGSQRQVQHLLAGLDRQRWEPELAFFRTDSFLAQAVRDSGIPVHYLPKRRRMDLRFLLDYARLLRERDYALVHAYSLTAELWTLPAQILARRRPVLVASERSSQRRDRPAWYWWLKRLVLGRSAAVIANSSAGAQSTASRTGMPDALFTTIVNDVDLPEPLDAPTRTAVRESIGAPEGRLLGLFVGRLAPVKNLPCLIRALAQLASAQRPWIALAGNGPLTGSLQDLAQECGVAADVTFLGERADATRLMLAADFLVLPSHMEGLSNALLEAMAARCPVIASAVGGSVELIDDGRTGLLFPSDDAAALAVAMARLSDPSLRDALLRAARTYVEKHHSQAALVAATSAVYERCLRAMPAGAQVFAHGAGK, translated from the coding sequence GTGCCTGAGCGCAAGCGCATCCTGATCGTGATCGACAGCATGGAAGTGGCCGGCAGCCAGCGCCAGGTCCAGCACCTGCTGGCCGGACTCGATCGGCAGCGCTGGGAACCGGAACTGGCCTTCTTCCGCACCGATTCGTTCCTGGCCCAGGCCGTGCGCGACAGCGGCATTCCCGTGCACTACCTGCCCAAGCGCCGGCGCATGGACCTGCGCTTCCTGCTCGACTACGCACGGTTGCTGCGCGAGCGGGATTACGCACTGGTGCACGCCTACTCGCTCACCGCGGAGCTGTGGACGCTGCCGGCGCAAATCCTCGCGCGGCGACGCCCGGTACTGGTCGCCTCCGAACGCAGCTCGCAACGGCGCGACCGTCCGGCCTGGTACTGGTGGTTGAAGCGTCTCGTGCTGGGCCGCAGCGCGGCGGTGATCGCCAACTCCAGCGCCGGCGCGCAATCCACGGCAAGCCGGACGGGCATGCCCGATGCGCTGTTCACCACCATCGTCAACGACGTCGACCTGCCCGAACCCCTGGATGCGCCGACGCGCACTGCGGTCCGTGAATCGATCGGTGCGCCGGAAGGGCGCCTGTTGGGGTTGTTCGTGGGCCGCCTGGCGCCGGTCAAGAACCTGCCCTGCCTGATCCGCGCATTGGCGCAGCTCGCGTCCGCGCAACGCCCGTGGATCGCGCTGGCCGGCAACGGGCCACTCACCGGATCGCTGCAGGACCTGGCGCAGGAATGCGGCGTGGCCGCGGACGTGACCTTCCTCGGCGAACGCGCTGATGCAACCCGGCTGATGCTGGCCGCCGATTTCCTCGTGCTGCCCTCCCACATGGAAGGCCTGTCGAATGCGTTGCTCGAAGCAATGGCGGCGCGTTGCCCGGTCATCGCATCCGCCGTGGGCGGCAGTGTCGAACTGATCGACGACGGCCGCACCGGATTGCTGTTCCCGAGCGACGACGCGGCGGCCCTTGCAGTGGCGATGGCGCGCCTGTCCGATCCGTCGCTGCGCGATGCGTTGCTGCGTGCCGCACGAACCTACGTCGAGAAACACCACAGCCAGGCGGCACTGGTGGCGGCAACGTCAGCGGTCTACGAGCGCTGCCTGCGCGCGATGCCGGCAGGTGCGCAGGTATTCGCCCATGGAGCGGGAAAATGA
- a CDS encoding glycosyltransferase family 2 protein — translation MYEILLWGAILLLAYIYVGYPVLAIVLARLNPRPIAKAELQPSVTVVIAAYNEEKHIAQKIRNVLELDYPKDRIGVIVASDASSDATDRIVLECGLPNARLLRVAGRLGKTACQNAAAEAADGEILLFTDATTQIEPHALRAMVANFNDPSVGCVAGRLAYVAQRDEATSHGGTSYWNYEIMLRMAESSLGSLIGVSGCLYAIRRDAYRDIPPGLISDFVTAMVVREQGLRTVLEPEAVCYEDTLDRPDRELSMRVRVGVRSLVALAAQKRFLDPLRFGAFAWQLWSHKLLRYLSPVFWMIALAANIALALQGRYGWMLLMQLALLVAGLVGFTPLRERGNSRLLAQPYYFLLTNLASAVSLFRFLRGERMVTWTPLR, via the coding sequence ATGTACGAGATTCTGCTCTGGGGTGCGATCCTGCTGCTGGCCTACATCTACGTCGGGTACCCGGTGCTGGCGATCGTGCTGGCCCGGTTGAACCCGCGTCCCATCGCCAAGGCGGAGCTGCAGCCCAGCGTCACCGTGGTCATTGCCGCCTACAACGAAGAGAAACACATCGCTCAGAAGATCCGGAACGTCCTCGAACTGGATTATCCGAAGGACCGGATCGGCGTCATCGTCGCATCGGATGCCTCCAGCGATGCCACCGACCGGATCGTCCTGGAATGCGGCCTGCCGAACGCGCGCCTGCTGCGCGTAGCGGGCCGTTTGGGCAAGACCGCCTGCCAGAACGCCGCGGCGGAAGCGGCCGACGGCGAGATCCTGCTGTTCACGGACGCCACCACGCAGATCGAGCCGCATGCGCTGCGCGCGATGGTCGCCAACTTCAACGACCCCTCCGTGGGCTGCGTCGCCGGGCGCCTGGCCTATGTGGCGCAACGCGATGAAGCCACCAGCCACGGCGGCACCTCGTACTGGAACTACGAGATCATGCTGCGCATGGCCGAGAGTTCGCTTGGCTCGCTGATCGGCGTTTCCGGCTGCCTGTATGCCATCCGCCGCGACGCGTATCGCGACATCCCGCCCGGCCTGATCAGCGATTTCGTCACTGCCATGGTGGTGCGCGAACAGGGGTTGCGCACCGTGCTCGAACCCGAGGCCGTGTGCTACGAGGACACGCTCGACCGGCCCGATCGCGAGCTGTCCATGCGCGTGCGCGTGGGCGTGCGCAGCCTGGTCGCGCTCGCCGCGCAGAAGCGCTTCCTGGATCCGCTCCGCTTCGGCGCGTTCGCCTGGCAGCTGTGGTCGCACAAACTGCTGCGCTACCTGTCGCCGGTGTTCTGGATGATCGCGCTGGCCGCGAACATCGCACTCGCATTGCAAGGGCGTTACGGGTGGATGCTGCTCATGCAGCTGGCGCTGCTGGTGGCGGGCCTCGTCGGCTTCACGCCGTTGCGCGAACGCGGCAACTCGCGACTGCTCGCACAGCCCTACTACTTCCTGCTCACCAATCTTGCGTCCGCGGTCAGCCTGTTCCGATTCCTGCGAGGGGAACGCATGGTGACCTGGACGCCGCTGCGCTAG
- a CDS encoding O-antigen ligase family protein — MRLIYAIPIILLPNTAHLPSDVSVGISFALLLLAMLLGDREPAYLAKRGYLFAPLMALFVAMFIGFVAAQWHDVSRLDRDLREGKVALLYPFLYLAYLHCGLDLKRTRQLIVLLLLVAVGAGVEALLQALSFDLGTFSETQRVTGPFGDIKMANRAGVFFAMFLPVLVALVLQPKQKKNVRVAAAAGSLVLVLAILFTFSRQSYLIALFAIMVLLVWRSIPMAVLAAVLLAVATLTVVPKSVVERVQQTEEADGSGSMVLDPSTQSRFTIWQGTLDMLRDHPNGVGLGRFNDHIGTYTNYAGKDAHNGFLLTLAECGPLGLLALLWVFWRLWRLSRWLRRSPNGLQPEDRALERGFTLAVVSMALGNMYGSPFFDSLIMANFWILCGLMERYGNIKAHAVQVVTQSKERRVIQPFGQRFPLATRVFPGLARIRDARR, encoded by the coding sequence ATGCGCCTGATCTACGCCATTCCGATCATCCTGTTGCCGAACACGGCGCACCTGCCGTCGGACGTCAGCGTCGGCATCTCGTTCGCCCTGCTGCTGCTGGCAATGCTGCTGGGCGACCGGGAGCCAGCGTACCTGGCCAAGCGCGGTTACCTGTTCGCACCGCTGATGGCGCTGTTCGTCGCCATGTTCATCGGCTTCGTCGCCGCGCAATGGCACGACGTTTCCCGCCTGGATCGCGACCTGCGCGAAGGCAAGGTCGCCCTGCTCTATCCGTTCCTCTATCTCGCCTACCTCCACTGCGGTCTCGACCTGAAACGCACGCGCCAGCTGATCGTGCTGCTCCTGCTGGTCGCGGTCGGCGCGGGAGTGGAAGCTCTGCTGCAGGCGCTCAGCTTCGACCTGGGTACGTTCTCGGAAACGCAGCGCGTCACCGGTCCGTTCGGCGACATCAAGATGGCCAACCGGGCCGGCGTGTTCTTCGCGATGTTCCTGCCGGTACTGGTCGCTCTGGTGCTGCAGCCCAAGCAGAAGAAGAACGTAAGGGTTGCGGCCGCGGCGGGCAGCCTGGTACTGGTCCTCGCCATCCTGTTCACGTTCTCACGGCAGTCCTACCTGATCGCCCTGTTCGCGATCATGGTGCTGCTGGTTTGGCGCAGCATCCCCATGGCCGTGCTTGCCGCGGTATTGCTGGCAGTGGCGACTCTTACGGTCGTGCCGAAGAGCGTCGTGGAGCGCGTGCAACAGACGGAGGAGGCCGATGGCTCCGGCTCGATGGTGCTCGACCCCAGCACGCAGAGCCGCTTCACGATCTGGCAGGGCACGCTGGACATGCTGCGCGACCATCCCAACGGGGTCGGCCTGGGGCGCTTCAACGACCACATCGGCACGTACACCAACTACGCCGGCAAAGATGCGCACAACGGTTTCCTGTTGACTCTGGCCGAGTGCGGTCCGCTGGGCCTGCTCGCGCTGCTGTGGGTGTTCTGGCGACTGTGGCGGCTGTCCCGGTGGCTGCGACGCTCGCCGAACGGGCTGCAACCGGAGGATCGTGCACTGGAGCGTGGCTTCACCCTGGCGGTCGTATCGATGGCGCTGGGCAACATGTACGGCAGCCCGTTCTTCGACAGCCTGATCATGGCCAACTTCTGGATCCTGTGCGGTCTGATGGAGCGTTACGGCAACATCAAGGCGCATGCCGTGCAGGTGGTGACGCAGAGCAAGGAACGTCGCGTCATCCAGCCGTTCGGCCAGCGGTTCCCATTGGCGACTCGCGTGTTCCCGGGCCTGGCCAGGATCCGGGATGCGCGGCGCTGA
- a CDS encoding CpsD/CapB family tyrosine-protein kinase, with amino-acid sequence MNDFNQSTAEALAKMAALEHRSVVRRSESTSLTPAQLAERSIIPYLDGANRQLVDSFRDLRTRLLAISNDNFITLVVPVSKGCGGSFVARNLALSVTFDQSKTALLIDCNLHSPSQHVSMKIDTARGGLVNYLEDPESEVDPMIYGTGIPRLKLIPAGKSTYGDVESEHFTSFRMRLLLDSLRSSYSDRYIFLDGPPALGSPDARILSELADVVVLVAGYGRNTPADIAAAAGSFDPRKFAGVVFNENA; translated from the coding sequence ATGAACGACTTCAACCAATCCACGGCCGAGGCCCTGGCCAAGATGGCGGCTCTCGAACATCGCAGCGTCGTCCGCCGCAGCGAGTCGACCTCGCTGACGCCGGCGCAGCTCGCCGAACGCTCGATCATTCCCTACCTCGACGGTGCCAACCGCCAACTGGTGGATTCGTTCCGCGACCTGCGCACGCGCCTGCTGGCGATCTCGAACGACAACTTCATCACCCTGGTCGTTCCGGTCAGCAAGGGTTGCGGCGGCAGTTTCGTGGCGCGCAACCTCGCGCTGTCGGTGACCTTCGACCAGTCGAAGACGGCGTTGCTGATCGACTGCAACCTGCACAGCCCCTCCCAGCACGTGTCGATGAAGATCGACACGGCTCGCGGCGGCCTGGTCAACTACCTTGAGGATCCCGAGTCCGAAGTGGACCCGATGATCTACGGCACCGGGATCCCGCGCCTGAAGCTGATCCCGGCCGGTAAATCGACCTACGGCGACGTCGAGTCCGAGCACTTCACCTCGTTCCGCATGCGCCTGCTGCTCGATTCCCTGCGCAGCAGCTATTCGGACCGCTACATCTTCCTCGATGGCCCGCCCGCCCTGGGCTCGCCCGATGCGCGGATCCTGTCCGAGCTCGCCGACGTCGTCGTGCTGGTGGCCGGCTACGGCCGCAATACGCCGGCCGACATCGCGGCGGCCGCTGGCAGCTTCGACCCGCGCAAGTTCGCTGGCGTGGTCTTCAATGAAAACGCCTGA